A single Agromyces sp. CF514 DNA region contains:
- a CDS encoding MFS transporter, with the protein MTERMPRAAAAAPRRPRRGLALGVLVANQLLAGIGVATGMALAAILVADLTGVVAMGGLAQSSSVLGAAIVAIPLARLAIRAGRHVALAVGYGLAAVGALLVVAAAASGWAPLVFLGLAAFGAGAAAGLQARFAATEVAAPGFEARSMSVVLWATTIGSVAGPLLSEFGNEFGEGLGLPQLVGPFIFSAVAFATSTLLVATLLRMPRAGVLETDTVQTGSGAVSNDTTEGEASRLDDPAVGAADAPIGSFSALREAARSPRSLFAILAIVCSHTVMVGVMVMTPIHMTQHGLSLSLVGLVLSIHILGMYGASPLMGWLVDRVGSVRVVLLGAAILVSAAVIGILAPGDDVLLVPLALGLLGLGWSAGMIGGSTLLTTSVDSRLRVPLQGATDAAMNVAAAASAALSGLVLGAFGFAGVNMVALLVLVPLAVVGLRLALSSRAVSA; encoded by the coding sequence ATGACCGAGCGGATGCCGCGGGCGGCCGCCGCTGCGCCACGTCGCCCGCGCCGCGGGCTCGCGCTCGGCGTGCTCGTCGCGAACCAGCTGCTCGCGGGCATCGGCGTCGCGACCGGCATGGCGCTCGCGGCGATCCTTGTCGCCGACCTCACGGGGGTCGTGGCCATGGGCGGCCTTGCGCAGTCGTCGAGCGTGCTCGGGGCGGCGATCGTCGCGATCCCGCTGGCCCGGCTCGCGATCCGCGCCGGTCGGCACGTCGCGCTGGCCGTCGGCTACGGGCTCGCCGCCGTGGGTGCACTGCTGGTCGTCGCCGCCGCGGCGAGCGGATGGGCGCCGCTCGTGTTCCTCGGCCTCGCGGCGTTCGGGGCCGGCGCTGCCGCCGGGCTCCAGGCCAGGTTCGCGGCGACCGAGGTCGCGGCGCCCGGGTTCGAGGCGCGGTCGATGTCGGTCGTGCTCTGGGCCACCACGATCGGCTCGGTCGCAGGCCCCCTGCTCTCCGAGTTCGGCAACGAGTTCGGCGAGGGGCTGGGCCTCCCGCAGCTCGTGGGTCCGTTCATCTTCTCGGCGGTCGCGTTCGCGACCTCGACGCTCCTGGTGGCCACGCTGCTTCGCATGCCCCGTGCCGGCGTGCTCGAGACCGACACGGTGCAGACGGGGAGTGGGGCGGTCTCGAACGACACGACCGAGGGCGAGGCGAGCCGCCTCGACGATCCGGCAGTTGGTGCCGCGGATGCCCCGATCGGCTCGTTCTCCGCGCTGCGCGAGGCCGCCAGGTCGCCGCGCTCCCTCTTCGCGATCCTCGCGATCGTCTGCTCGCACACCGTCATGGTCGGCGTCATGGTCATGACGCCCATCCACATGACCCAGCACGGCCTGTCGCTGAGCCTCGTCGGCCTCGTGCTCAGCATCCACATCCTCGGCATGTACGGTGCGAGCCCGCTCATGGGGTGGCTCGTCGACCGGGTCGGCTCGGTGCGGGTCGTGCTGCTCGGCGCGGCGATCCTGGTCTCGGCGGCCGTGATCGGCATCCTCGCGCCCGGTGACGACGTGCTGCTCGTGCCGCTCGCACTCGGCCTGCTCGGCCTCGGCTGGTCGGCGGGCATGATCGGCGGGTCGACGCTGCTCACCACCTCGGTCGACTCCCGGTTGCGCGTTCCGCTCCAAGGGGCGACGGATGCTGCGATGAACGTCGCGGCCGCGGCATCCGCAGCCCTTTCCGGGCTGGTGCTCGGCGCTTTCGGATTCGCGGGTGTGAACATGGTGGCATTGCTCGTACTGGTGCCGCTCGCGGTCGTCGGGCTGCGCCTGGCGCTGTCGAGCCGCGCCGTTTCTGCGTGA
- a CDS encoding carbohydrate ABC transporter permease — protein MTATEPTTQATTNLNTVASVTVNAADPKRRLRSRPVRGSRPGWFVYTALAIVLGSALFPYYWSLLIGSGDAGTIRDQNMSWLPGGNFIENALTVVNDPAVNFWRALWNSIYSSALIALSVVFFSTLAGWAFAKLKFKGGKVLLVFVVATMAVPMQLGVVPLYILFADLGWTGNIGAIIIPALVTAFGVFWMTQYIQQSVPDELLEAARVDGANSFRTFLTVGLPAARPAAAMLGLFTFVTAWNNFFWPFIVLDRSDPTLPVALSLLQSNHFVDYSIVLAGVLLSTIPLLILFVFAGKQLVSGIMAGAVKG, from the coding sequence ATGACCGCCACGGAACCCACGACCCAGGCCACCACGAACCTGAACACCGTCGCCTCGGTGACCGTGAACGCGGCCGACCCGAAGCGTCGCCTCCGCTCGCGCCCCGTGCGCGGCTCGCGACCCGGCTGGTTCGTGTACACGGCCCTCGCGATCGTGCTCGGCTCGGCGCTGTTCCCGTATTACTGGTCGCTCCTCATCGGATCGGGCGATGCCGGCACCATCCGCGACCAGAACATGTCGTGGCTGCCCGGCGGCAACTTCATCGAGAACGCCCTGACCGTCGTCAACGACCCCGCCGTGAACTTCTGGCGCGCACTCTGGAACTCGATCTACAGCTCGGCGCTCATCGCCCTGTCGGTGGTCTTCTTCTCGACGCTCGCGGGCTGGGCGTTCGCGAAGCTCAAGTTCAAGGGCGGCAAGGTGCTGCTCGTCTTCGTCGTCGCGACCATGGCCGTGCCCATGCAGCTCGGCGTCGTGCCGCTCTACATCCTCTTCGCGGACCTCGGCTGGACCGGTAACATCGGCGCGATCATCATCCCCGCACTCGTGACGGCGTTCGGCGTGTTCTGGATGACGCAGTACATCCAGCAGTCGGTGCCCGACGAGCTGCTCGAGGCGGCCCGCGTCGACGGCGCCAACTCGTTCCGCACGTTCCTCACGGTCGGCCTGCCGGCAGCCCGCCCCGCCGCGGCGATGCTCGGCCTGTTCACCTTCGTCACCGCGTGGAACAACTTCTTCTGGCCGTTCATCGTGCTGGACCGCAGCGACCCGACGCTGCCCGTCGCGCTCTCGCTCCTGCAGTCGAACCACTTCGTCGACTACTCGATCGTGCTCGCCGGCGTGCTGCTGTCGACCATCCCCCTGCTCATCCTCTTCGTGTTCGCGGGCAAGCAGCTCGTGAGCGGAATCATGGCGGGAGCCGTGAAGGGATGA
- a CDS encoding ABC transporter substrate-binding protein translates to MKLSRRTRAIAAVAGAASIAIIAAGCAPSSDSGSDGGTVELTVATFNDFGYTDELLQEYMDENPNVKVVQNVAATSNDARANYFQKLGKKGLADVEAIEVDWLPEVMQYSDLLAPVPADLKDRWLDWKTDAATDADGNLIGYGTDIGPEGVCYRSDLFAAAGLPTDREEVAKLLEGDWAKYFEVGAQYTKATGAAFFDSAGGTYQGMINQVEAAYEDPDSGDIIATENPEVEDLYNQVLDASATQSAHLGQWSDDWFAGLSNGAFATMLCPGWMLGVISGNAEDVTGWDIANTFPNGGGNWGGSYLTVPANGANVEEAQKLADWLTAPEQQVKAFENAGTFPSQNEALTSDTLLGSTNEYFNNAPVGQILTDRANAVTVAPFKGQFYFQVNDAMQQALTRVEDGTQDKKASWDQWVSEVEAIG, encoded by the coding sequence GTGAAGCTTTCACGACGCACCAGGGCGATCGCAGCCGTCGCAGGCGCAGCATCCATCGCCATCATCGCCGCAGGCTGCGCGCCCTCGTCCGACTCGGGCAGCGACGGCGGCACCGTCGAGCTGACGGTCGCCACCTTCAACGACTTCGGCTACACCGACGAACTCCTCCAGGAGTACATGGACGAGAACCCGAACGTGAAGGTCGTCCAGAACGTCGCCGCCACGTCGAACGACGCCCGCGCGAACTACTTCCAGAAGCTCGGCAAGAAGGGCCTCGCCGACGTCGAGGCCATCGAGGTCGACTGGCTGCCCGAGGTCATGCAGTACTCCGACCTGCTCGCTCCGGTCCCCGCCGACCTGAAGGACCGCTGGCTCGACTGGAAGACCGACGCCGCGACCGACGCCGACGGCAACCTCATCGGCTACGGCACCGACATCGGCCCCGAGGGCGTCTGCTACCGCTCCGACCTGTTCGCCGCTGCCGGCCTCCCGACCGACCGCGAAGAGGTCGCCAAGCTCCTCGAGGGCGACTGGGCCAAGTACTTCGAGGTCGGCGCCCAGTACACCAAGGCGACCGGCGCCGCGTTCTTCGACTCGGCCGGCGGCACCTACCAGGGCATGATCAACCAGGTCGAGGCCGCATACGAGGACCCCGACTCCGGCGACATCATCGCGACCGAGAACCCCGAGGTCGAGGACCTCTACAACCAGGTGCTCGACGCCAGCGCGACGCAGTCGGCCCACCTCGGCCAGTGGAGCGACGACTGGTTCGCAGGCCTCTCGAACGGCGCCTTCGCGACCATGCTCTGCCCGGGCTGGATGCTCGGCGTCATCTCGGGCAACGCCGAGGACGTCACCGGCTGGGACATCGCCAACACCTTCCCCAACGGCGGCGGCAACTGGGGCGGCTCGTACCTGACCGTCCCCGCCAACGGCGCGAACGTCGAAGAGGCGCAGAAGCTCGCCGACTGGCTGACCGCTCCCGAGCAGCAGGTCAAGGCGTTCGAGAACGCCGGCACCTTCCCGAGCCAGAACGAGGCCCTGACCTCCGACACGCTCCTCGGCTCGACCAACGAGTACTTCAACAACGCCCCGGTCGGCCAGATCCTCACGGACCGCGCCAACGCCGTCACCGTCGCCCCCTTCAAGGGCCAGTTCTACTTCCAGGTGAACGACGCGATGCAGCAGGCGCTGACCCGTGTCGAGGACGGCACGCAGGACAAGAAGGCTTCGTGGGACCAGTGGGTCTCCGAAGTCGAGGCGATCGGCTGA
- a CDS encoding carbohydrate ABC transporter permease — MAFGHRLSRWDLKLSPYLYISPFFILFVITGLFPIAYTAVISFMDWDLVRNSGTFIGFDQYVYVLTQPKFWIALRNTFSIFLLSSVPQLILAVFIATMLDQNIRAKTFWRMGVLLPYVMAPVAVALIFSNMFGDKYGLINTLLGNIGLPPVMWHSNAFASHIAIATMVNFRWTGYNTLILLAAMQAIPRDYYEAAAIDGANRFRQFTAITLPSLRPTLIFVIITSTIGGLQIFDEPRMYDQFGTGGANSQWLTISLYLYDIGWGQWNFGRAAALAWILFLIILAIGVINMLVTNRLVRDEGSRDGLSRRNRRAAAIAARNDLEHRVGSTVRDGRAEAGAAASDSNEQTTEVAR; from the coding sequence ATCGCCTTCGGGCACCGGCTGAGCCGCTGGGACCTCAAGCTCTCGCCCTACCTCTACATCTCCCCGTTCTTCATCCTCTTCGTGATCACCGGGCTCTTCCCCATCGCGTACACCGCGGTCATCTCCTTCATGGACTGGGACCTGGTGCGCAACAGCGGCACCTTCATCGGCTTCGACCAGTACGTCTACGTGCTCACCCAGCCGAAGTTCTGGATCGCCCTCCGCAACACCTTCAGCATCTTCCTGCTGTCGAGCGTGCCCCAACTGATCCTCGCGGTCTTCATCGCGACCATGCTCGACCAGAACATCCGCGCCAAGACCTTCTGGCGCATGGGCGTGCTGCTCCCCTACGTCATGGCCCCCGTCGCCGTGGCCCTCATCTTCAGCAACATGTTCGGCGACAAGTACGGCCTCATCAACACGCTGCTCGGCAACATCGGCCTTCCCCCGGTCATGTGGCACAGCAACGCGTTCGCGAGCCACATCGCCATCGCGACCATGGTCAACTTCCGCTGGACCGGCTACAACACCCTGATCCTGCTCGCGGCCATGCAGGCCATCCCGCGCGACTACTACGAGGCCGCGGCCATCGACGGCGCGAACCGCTTCCGCCAGTTCACCGCGATCACCCTTCCGAGCCTGCGCCCGACCCTGATCTTCGTGATCATCACGTCGACCATCGGCGGCCTGCAGATCTTCGACGAGCCCCGCATGTACGACCAGTTCGGCACCGGCGGCGCCAACTCGCAGTGGCTGACGATCTCGCTCTACCTCTACGACATCGGCTGGGGGCAGTGGAACTTCGGTCGCGCGGCCGCGCTCGCCTGGATCCTGTTCCTCATCATCCTCGCGATCGGCGTGATCAACATGCTGGTCACCAACCGCCTCGTCCGCGACGAGGGCTCCCGCGACGGCCTCAGTCGCCGCAACCGTCGGGCCGCGGCCATCGCCGCCCGCAACGACCTGGAGCACCGCGTCGGCAGCACCGTGCGCGACGGCAGGGCCGAGGCCGGCGCCGCGGCATCCGATTCGAACGAACAGACCACGGAGGTGGCACGATGA
- a CDS encoding amidase domain-containing protein, which translates to MLNPSDLPVLRRATFQAPTAAPEPKDAPSSKLRARRRGRSAAASTDVETVVEPVVEPVVATAIDADSVIVADSVMVADSVMVADSAIVATPAVDAIDAEASVATDDTATIVETDATGLVETDITLTALETDDRALPETDGTATTGATDTASAGVDAARPSITAPAQPRHRAERVRNRRGTKAPAKGSAFKRSAALGSAAAFMGLSAFGALLPAEAEPSTTATDSAVHDVVDTHPDAGAGPGASAGDSLTVAEPDLSPKITSALSTASAPFTGGAEVTLTGHSLDEATSVTVGSTPATIVAAEDTKLTFQVPAVAEADQGAAMPITVADAEGTPIEAVTTDAPISQTASLLTQLAPAALEAEATVDKPIDLTFTYTSDPGIDAQLNYVLAHWNNYNTAQYPVLDGVDCANFASQSLAARGFAMDGGWYYDGSTGAMSPSWASSTALRDYLLTQTARATYLDDSQRGLVKVGDIAQFDWDGSGDRDHTAVVTRVEHSDAGTKIWVGGHTKDADYWDVDEALASGGGYVTYFSIH; encoded by the coding sequence TTGCTGAATCCCTCCGATCTTCCCGTCCTCCGCCGCGCCACGTTCCAAGCCCCCACCGCGGCGCCCGAACCGAAGGACGCTCCCTCGTCCAAGCTGCGCGCGCGCCGTCGGGGCCGCTCCGCAGCGGCGTCGACCGACGTCGAGACGGTTGTCGAGCCGGTCGTCGAGCCGGTCGTCGCGACCGCGATCGATGCCGACTCCGTGATCGTTGCCGACTCCGTGATGGTTGCCGACTCCGTGATGGTCGCCGACTCCGCGATCGTGGCCACGCCCGCGGTCGACGCGATCGATGCCGAGGCCTCGGTCGCGACCGACGACACCGCGACGATCGTCGAGACCGACGCCACGGGCCTCGTCGAGACCGACATCACCCTGACGGCCCTCGAGACCGACGACCGGGCCCTGCCCGAGACGGACGGCACCGCGACGACCGGTGCGACCGATACCGCGTCGGCAGGCGTCGACGCCGCGAGGCCCTCGATCACGGCACCCGCCCAGCCGAGGCACCGCGCCGAGCGCGTCCGCAACCGCCGAGGCACGAAGGCGCCGGCGAAGGGCTCCGCGTTCAAACGGTCGGCCGCTCTCGGCTCGGCCGCCGCGTTCATGGGGCTCAGCGCGTTCGGCGCGCTGCTTCCCGCCGAGGCCGAGCCCTCGACCACCGCGACGGACTCCGCCGTGCACGACGTGGTCGACACCCACCCCGACGCGGGCGCAGGCCCCGGCGCCTCGGCCGGAGACTCGCTCACCGTCGCCGAGCCCGACCTCTCGCCGAAGATCACGAGCGCGCTCTCGACCGCGAGTGCGCCGTTCACGGGTGGCGCCGAGGTCACGCTGACCGGCCACTCCCTCGACGAGGCCACGTCGGTGACCGTCGGGTCGACGCCAGCGACGATCGTCGCCGCCGAGGACACGAAGCTCACCTTCCAGGTGCCCGCCGTCGCCGAGGCCGACCAGGGTGCGGCCATGCCGATCACCGTCGCCGACGCCGAGGGCACGCCGATCGAGGCCGTGACCACCGACGCGCCGATCTCGCAGACCGCGTCGCTCCTGACGCAGCTCGCGCCTGCGGCGCTCGAGGCCGAGGCGACCGTCGACAAGCCGATCGACCTCACGTTCACGTACACGAGCGACCCCGGCATCGACGCCCAGCTGAACTACGTGCTCGCGCACTGGAACAACTACAACACCGCGCAGTACCCCGTGCTCGACGGCGTCGACTGCGCCAACTTCGCGAGCCAGTCGCTCGCGGCGCGCGGCTTCGCCATGGACGGCGGCTGGTACTACGACGGCTCGACCGGCGCCATGTCGCCGAGCTGGGCGAGCTCGACCGCGCTCCGCGACTACCTGCTGACGCAGACCGCGCGCGCGACCTACCTCGACGACTCGCAGCGCGGCCTGGTCAAGGTCGGCGACATCGCCCAGTTCGACTGGGACGGCTCGGGCGACCGCGACCACACGGCCGTCGTCACGCGGGTCGAGCACAGCGACGCCGGCACGAAGATCTGGGTCGGCGGCCACACGAAGGACGCCGACTACTGGGACGTCGACGAGGCGCTCGCCTCGGGCGGCGGGTACGTCACGTACTTCTCGATCCACTGA
- a CDS encoding GH1 family beta-glucosidase, with the protein MTIELRKDTSAVNFAAAANRPFPTDFLFGAATAAYQIEGAAHEGGRKDSIWDAFSRVPGAVINADNGDVACDHYHRYADDVALMKRIGLQTYRFSTSWARIRPDGGPVNPEGIDFYSRLVDELLGAGIKPWLTLYHWDLPQALEERGGWANRDTAELFRDYALSVHDALGDRVDVWTTLNEPWCSSFLSYTGGAHAPGRQSVPDGIAAGHHLMLAHGLAVQALRERDPKLELGITLNLAPVHAVNPQDPADVDAARRIDGQFNRFFLDPIFRGEYSADLVEDLGPLGLDAVMKPGDLEIISTPIDTLGVNYYHGEYVSGHAPAEVRVGAAPTDRTTRSPFPAAENVHWHPQDLPITAMDWEVEPDGLRDLLVRVHREYADAAGVRLFVTENGAAYDDVVEADGAVHDAGRAEFLRGHLGAILDAVDEGVPVHGYFYWSLMDNYEWAWGYDKRFGLVRVDYGTQERTIKDSGLSYSAIIASRSLPAAPQAS; encoded by the coding sequence ATGACCATCGAACTCCGAAAGGACACCAGCGCTGTGAACTTCGCTGCAGCCGCGAACCGCCCGTTCCCCACCGACTTCCTGTTCGGTGCGGCGACCGCCGCCTACCAGATCGAGGGCGCAGCCCACGAGGGCGGCCGCAAGGACTCCATCTGGGACGCCTTCAGCCGCGTGCCGGGTGCCGTCATCAACGCCGACAACGGCGACGTCGCCTGCGACCACTACCACCGCTACGCCGACGACGTCGCGCTCATGAAGCGCATCGGACTGCAGACCTACCGCTTCTCGACCTCGTGGGCGCGCATCCGCCCCGACGGCGGCCCGGTCAACCCCGAGGGCATCGACTTCTACTCGCGCCTGGTCGACGAACTGCTCGGCGCCGGCATCAAGCCGTGGCTCACGCTCTACCACTGGGACCTCCCGCAGGCCCTCGAGGAGAGGGGCGGCTGGGCCAACCGCGACACGGCCGAGCTCTTCCGCGACTACGCGCTCTCGGTGCACGACGCGCTCGGCGACCGGGTCGACGTGTGGACCACGCTCAACGAGCCCTGGTGCTCGTCGTTCCTGAGCTACACCGGCGGCGCGCACGCACCCGGCCGCCAGAGCGTGCCCGACGGCATCGCGGCGGGCCACCACCTCATGCTCGCCCACGGCCTCGCCGTGCAGGCGCTGCGCGAGCGCGACCCGAAGCTCGAGCTCGGCATCACGCTGAACCTCGCGCCCGTGCACGCCGTGAACCCCCAGGACCCCGCCGACGTCGACGCAGCGCGTCGCATCGACGGCCAGTTCAACCGGTTCTTCCTCGACCCGATCTTCCGAGGCGAGTACTCGGCGGACCTCGTCGAGGACCTCGGCCCGCTCGGGCTCGACGCGGTCATGAAGCCCGGCGACCTCGAGATCATCTCGACGCCCATCGACACGCTCGGCGTGAACTACTACCACGGCGAGTACGTGAGCGGTCACGCTCCGGCGGAGGTCCGGGTCGGCGCCGCGCCGACCGACCGCACGACGCGATCGCCCTTCCCCGCTGCCGAGAACGTGCACTGGCACCCTCAGGACCTGCCGATCACCGCCATGGACTGGGAGGTCGAGCCCGACGGTCTGCGCGACCTGCTGGTTCGCGTGCACCGCGAATATGCGGATGCCGCGGGCGTGCGCCTGTTCGTCACCGAGAACGGCGCCGCGTACGACGACGTCGTCGAGGCCGACGGCGCGGTGCACGACGCCGGGCGCGCCGAGTTCCTGCGCGGCCACCTCGGCGCGATCCTCGACGCGGTCGACGAGGGCGTGCCCGTGCACGGCTACTTCTACTGGTCGCTCATGGACAACTACGAGT
- the pgm gene encoding phosphoglucomutase (alpha-D-glucose-1,6-bisphosphate-dependent) → MHARAGTPATESDLIDVEALIRAYYELTPDVSVPEQRVAFGTSGHRGSSFNTGFNEHHILAITQAIVEYRATQGITGPLFIGSDTHALSAPAQTTALDVLVANGVRVLVDQYDDYVPTPALSHAILTWNNDPAKRAEGEADGIVITPSHNPPQDGGFKYNPPHGGPADSDATSWIANRANELIADGLRDVKQAEPSAVETYDFRTAYVADLANIIDIDAIKRSGIRIGADPLGGASVNYWAAIRDTYGLDLTVVNERVDPTWSFMTLDWDGKIRMDPSSPSAMASVLEHGSAFDILTGNDADADRHGIVTPDGGLMNPNHYLAVAIEYLFAHRPQWRADAAIGKTLVSSSMIDRVAAALERRLWEVPVGFKWFVPGLVDGSVGFGGEESAGASFLRFDGTVWTTDKDGILLCLLASEIRAVTGKSPSALYAELVERFGDPAYERKDAAATPAQKAALGKLTGDAIAATELAGQPITAKLSHAPGNDAAIGGVKVETADAWFAARPSGTEDVYKIYAESFLGAEHLAQVQEEAKRVVDSALG, encoded by the coding sequence ATGCACGCACGCGCGGGAACCCCGGCCACCGAGTCCGACCTCATCGACGTCGAAGCCCTCATCAGGGCGTATTACGAGCTGACACCGGATGTCTCGGTGCCCGAGCAGCGCGTCGCGTTCGGCACCTCGGGCCACCGGGGCTCGTCGTTCAACACGGGCTTCAACGAGCACCACATCCTCGCGATCACGCAGGCGATCGTCGAGTACCGCGCCACGCAGGGCATCACGGGACCCCTGTTCATCGGCTCCGACACGCACGCGCTCAGCGCCCCCGCCCAGACCACGGCGCTCGACGTGCTCGTCGCGAACGGCGTGCGCGTGCTCGTCGACCAGTACGACGACTACGTGCCGACGCCCGCGCTCTCGCACGCGATCCTCACGTGGAACAACGACCCGGCCAAGCGGGCAGAGGGCGAAGCCGACGGCATCGTCATCACGCCGAGCCACAACCCGCCGCAGGACGGCGGCTTCAAGTACAACCCGCCGCACGGCGGCCCCGCCGATTCCGACGCCACGAGCTGGATCGCGAATCGCGCCAACGAGCTCATCGCCGACGGGCTGCGCGACGTCAAGCAGGCCGAGCCGAGCGCCGTCGAGACCTACGACTTCCGCACCGCCTACGTCGCAGACCTCGCGAACATCATCGACATCGACGCGATCAAGCGCAGCGGCATCCGGATCGGCGCCGACCCGCTCGGCGGGGCCTCGGTCAACTACTGGGCCGCGATCCGCGACACGTACGGGCTCGACCTCACGGTCGTGAACGAACGCGTCGACCCGACCTGGTCGTTCATGACGCTCGACTGGGACGGCAAGATCCGCATGGACCCGTCGTCGCCGAGCGCCATGGCCTCGGTGCTCGAGCACGGCAGCGCCTTCGACATCCTCACGGGCAACGACGCCGACGCCGACCGACACGGCATCGTCACGCCAGACGGCGGACTGATGAACCCCAACCACTACCTCGCGGTCGCGATCGAGTACCTCTTCGCGCACCGGCCCCAATGGCGGGCGGATGCCGCGATCGGCAAGACGCTCGTGTCGAGCTCGATGATCGACCGGGTCGCGGCGGCCCTCGAGCGCAGGCTGTGGGAGGTGCCGGTCGGGTTCAAGTGGTTCGTGCCCGGCCTCGTCGACGGCTCGGTCGGCTTCGGCGGCGAAGAGAGCGCGGGCGCCTCGTTCCTGCGATTCGACGGCACGGTCTGGACCACCGACAAGGACGGCATCCTGCTCTGCCTACTCGCCTCCGAGATCCGCGCGGTCACCGGCAAGTCGCCGTCGGCGCTGTATGCCGAGCTGGTCGAGCGCTTCGGCGATCCGGCCTACGAGCGCAAGGACGCCGCGGCCACGCCCGCGCAGAAGGCCGCGCTCGGCAAGCTCACCGGCGACGCCATCGCAGCGACCGAACTCGCGGGGCAACCGATCACCGCGAAGCTCTCGCACGCGCCGGGCAACGACGCCGCGATCGGCGGCGTCAAGGTCGAGACGGCCGACGCCTGGTTCGCGGCACGCCCGAGCGGCACCGAAGACGTCTACAAGATCTACGCCGAGTCGTTCCTCGGCGCCGAGCACCTCGCGCAGGTGCAGGAGGAGGCCAAGCGGGTCGTCGACTCGGCGCTCGGCTGA
- a CDS encoding M15 family metallopeptidase, with amino-acid sequence MSADEREYPSEEVQRRRLTVAGVLSLVLVAIAVVVIGAVAGAPQGAASGAASTTNPNGDATSAGADAAPRPAPSEAIAPAAVDTFDKTAGSIDDPASIWVVVNKLRPLNPQDYEPVDLVDVPVAHTWEPMMRQEASDAAAAMFQAATDEADLYLASNSAFRSYSTQVELYGDGSDPTTAPPGASEHQTGLAIDIGAENGCTFECLEDSPEGEWLRANAYRFGFLLRYPADKVDVTGYPHEAWHYRYIGVDLATEMHDTGFTTLEEFFGLPSVPLDQ; translated from the coding sequence GTGTCAGCAGACGAGCGCGAGTACCCCTCAGAAGAGGTCCAGCGGCGTCGGCTGACCGTTGCGGGCGTGCTCAGCCTCGTGCTCGTCGCGATCGCCGTCGTCGTCATCGGCGCCGTCGCCGGGGCCCCGCAGGGGGCGGCATCCGGCGCCGCATCCACCACGAACCCGAACGGCGACGCGACGTCGGCGGGGGCCGATGCCGCCCCGCGCCCCGCCCCGAGCGAGGCCATCGCTCCCGCGGCGGTCGACACGTTCGACAAGACGGCGGGCTCCATCGACGACCCGGCGAGCATCTGGGTGGTCGTCAACAAGCTCCGCCCGCTGAACCCGCAGGACTACGAGCCCGTCGACCTCGTCGATGTCCCGGTCGCCCACACGTGGGAGCCGATGATGCGTCAAGAGGCCTCCGACGCCGCCGCCGCGATGTTCCAGGCGGCGACCGACGAGGCCGACCTGTACCTCGCGTCGAACAGCGCCTTCCGCAGCTACTCGACGCAGGTCGAGCTCTACGGCGACGGCAGCGACCCGACGACCGCCCCGCCGGGGGCGAGCGAGCACCAGACCGGCCTCGCGATCGACATCGGCGCCGAGAACGGCTGCACGTTCGAGTGCCTCGAAGACAGCCCCGAGGGCGAGTGGCTGCGCGCCAACGCCTACCGGTTCGGGTTCCTGCTGCGGTACCCGGCCGACAAGGTCGACGTCACCGGCTACCCGCACGAGGCCTGGCACTACCGCTACATCGGCGTCGACCTCGCGACCGAGATGCACGACACGGGCTTCACCACCCTCGAGGAGTTCTTCGGACTGCCGTCGGTGCCGCTCGACCAGTGA